TCATCCATAAACCAAAGGAAATCACGTCTCAGTAGTAATTCTTACCAGTCAAATCAAACCTCCGCATCATGACAATTAACTGCAGGagtataaaagataaaaaaaaaccccaggAATTAGAAACAGCACTCCACTACTTGAAACCAGACATAGTATGCGCCACCGAATCATGGCTAAAAGGAATAAAACCAGGATCAAACCTAACAAAAGACGCCATAATGTCAAGCGAAATATTTCCATCAAATTACAATGTATACAGAAACGACAGAGGGACCCTTGGAGGGGCGTATTTGTACTTGTTGAGAAATCCATCACATCAGTCGAACAAACTTCCTTAATCACTGACGGAGAAATTGAATGGGTaaagatcaaaataaaaaacaacgaAGACTTGCTAGTTGGATCTTTTTACATGCCACATTCAAGTAAATTGAGTAACATTATGTCCAAATAGGTTtcagattcaatatttaaaCCCACATTGACAGAAAAAAGTGCCTGTGTACCGACTACGCCACTATCATGCATTGTCATGCCTTCATGGTAAATTATTCAgtattataaaatgtaatttaccCTGACTCTGACATTTCAGTGTAAAATAAGACGAAGATTCTCTGaatatgacaaaatatcaacaataaaatcaACCAATAATTACATATAACTTACATATTCAAAGTCATTACAAGAAGAGCGCATGCGCAGCGGGAAAGTCGAACATTCAGAGCTccgagaaaaatatttgaactttCATATTTCTTGAAGTACAACCGATAATTTAATAAGTAAAATTAGTAAGAGATCATCAAAATAGTAGATAAATACCCAGGATCAAAAATCACGATCCTTGAAACACctatttattcttttaaaaactgGAACACTAAACAGGGTCACAAACATCCAGACACATTTGAAGAGCAAGATACAGAACTAGAGAGACAGCTATACACATTAAACAGAAGAATACGTGAAATAAACAAACGTATAGGTAGCCACTCACCTGACTTTTCCTCAGATATAAGCAACACCAGTAAATATCGCTGTGGAAAAGACAGGAAACTCCAAACAACGAGAAACTACGAGTTTGGACTGTTTCAAGACGGAATTCACCCAGGCGAACTACTAGCaaaaaattggttaaaaaagatatcagaACAGACCAATCTGCCTACCTATCTGTAACACCAAAAGCAAATATTTGCTCCTATTATTGATAACTCTAAGTGGAGACATTGAATTAAACCCAGGACCGCCAAAAAAAGAAAGTGTATATCCCTGTGGTCTATGCGAGCATCCAGTCACATGGAACTGTCGAGGAGTGTGCTGCGACGGGTGCAATATCTGGCACCACAACTCTTGTATAGAACTATGTTCAAAAGATTATGAACTTCTAGAAAATCCCAATGTACAGTGGATATGCTGTAAATGTGAAAGCATGAACATAAGCTCATTCACCTTTAGAAGCTATGAATTAGAAACATCaaacatatacaaacaaataacagGATTGGACTCCACCATGGACTCAATATCATCAGTCTTCAGTTCACTGAAGTCAAGTACCCCAAAGAGTGGAAATATATCATCCCACAGCAAGACATGATCATCCATAAACCAAAGGAAATCACGTGTCAGTAGTAATTCTTACCAGTCAAATCAAACCTCCGCATCATGACAATTACCTGCAGGagtataaaagataaaaaaaaaaaacaggaattagAAACAGCACTCCACTACTTGAAACCAGACATAGTATGCGCCACCGAATCATGGCTAAAAGGAATAAAACCAGGATCAAACCCAACAAAAGACGCCATAATGTCAAGCGAAAATTTTCCATCAAATTACAATGTATACAGAAACGACAGAGGGACCCTTGGAGGGGCGTATTTGTACTTGTTGAGAAATCCATCACATCAGTCGAACAAACTTCCTTAATCACTGACGGAGAAATTGAATGGGTaaagatcaaaataaaaaacaacgaAGACTTGCTAGTTGGATCTTTTTACATGCCACATAGAGATCAAAAACACCTAAATGAACTGCAAAAGTCACTCGAGAAGGCCAGAACTAATGGAAACACCAATGTCATACTATCAGGAGATTTCAACTGCCCTGACATCATATGGGAGACAGCAACAACTCTAGGACCAGACAGAGAAATCCAACAAGGACTAGATGATATAGCGGAAACATACAACCTGACACAAATACACACTATGCCAACTCGTGAAGGAAACCTCCTAGATCTTGTATTTGTTACAAACCCAACTCTAGTAAAATCCTTAAATAACGTACCAGGCATATCAGACCATGATATTATCATCCCCGACCTGGAAACAAAAGTACACCATCAAAAAAACTTaccaagaaaatgttatatatataagaaggcTAAATGGGACCAAATTAGCATTGACCTTAAACACACCCTAGAAGAGATCAAAGAAAAACATCATCAAGGAGCTGAGGTACATCAACTTTGGGACACCTTCAAAAGTCAGCTACAAAAAACAATGAATACAAACAttccaaataaagaaataagatCAAGAAATAACATCCCATGGATCAAACACAAACAGAGGAAACTGCTAAAGAAAAAACAGAGGCTATACAAACAAgccagaaaaacaaacaaaaggtCAAATTATAGGTCTTTTCAAAAGGAATGTACGAAACAACTGAGGAAAGCAGAATATGAATACGTCAACCAAATCATATTTGAGGGCCTAAACAACAATGACACAAAGCCGTTTTGGAAGTACATTAAATCCAAACGCCAGGACTCAGGAGGAATAGCACCATTGAAAAGGGAAACTAGTCTTGTCAGTGATAGTAAGGGGAAAGCTGAACTCCCACTAGAACAATTCAAGTCcgtattcaaaataacaacagacaCAAACctaccaacaacaaaaatacgaGCTAAAATCAACATAACACCATTAACGATCGACCAAAAGGGACTGGAAAAACTATTGAAAAACACCAACCCAAACAAAGCCTCTGGACCAGACAACATCCCAAACCGTATACTCAAGGAATGTGCTGAACAACTAGCACCCATCCTGCAAATAATAATGCAATGCTCGCTAGACACAGGTGAACTACCAAAAAGACTGGAGAGACGCGAACATATCCAGTATCTTCAAAAAAGGAGACAAACATCTAGCAGAAAACTACAGACCTGTATCATTAACATCTGTCATCAGCAAAATTTTAGAACACATCGTATGCAGGCACATCCtaaaacatctgaaaaaaaaacaaaatcctaACCAAATTAAACCACGGCTTCAGGTCAAGATACTCATGTGAAACCCAACTCATAACCACCATCAACGACTTCCTACAAGAACATCACAAGGAACACCAAATCGACGTAGGCATATTAGATTTCTCAAAAGCTTTCGACACAGTACCACACAACAAATTATTACATAAGTTAGATCAATATGGAATTAAAGGAAACACACACAAATGGCTTAAGAACTTCCTAAATGCAAGATCAATGCGAACCATCGTAGAAGGCGAAACAACAGTTGACTCTGGGGTCCACCAGGGCACAGTCTTAGGACCAATTCTGTTCCTGTGTCACATCTATGACCTACCAGACAGTGTAACATCATCAGTAAGACTATTTGCCGATGATTGCCTACTATacagaacatttaaaaacaGCCAAGACCAACAAAAACTACAAACAGATTTGGAACAACTAGAAATCTGGGCCGACAAATGGGGGGTGCGTTTCAATGCCAAAAAGTGCTATGTTCTAtccataaacaaaaaagcagaCAAATTCTACACGCTTAACAAGCACATCCTACAAGAGGTACAAGTGAACCCGTACTTGGGACTCCAAATCTCAAACGACCTGAAATGGAGTTTCCACATAAATAACATCAGCAAGAAAGCCAATGCCACCTTGGGCTTTCTTAGGAGGAACTTGAGGAACGTACCAGAGGCAAGTAGGAAAGTGGCATACATATCCCTAGTAAGATCGACAATGGAATATGGCGCAATAATCTGGAACCAATATATGAAAGGGCATATTGACAAATTAGAACGTATCCAAAACAGAGGCATACGATTCATTAAGAAAAATTACAGGAGTCGAGAAACAGGGTCCATAACAAACATGGAGACGACAACTTGAAATGGAGACGCTAGAGGAAAGAAGACACATCCTCCGTCTTATTTTGATTTACAAGGTGGTTGAGGGTCTGGTGCCAGATCTGCCAGGCGACAATTTTGTCATACCAGCACGACCTAAACGAACGATAAAAGCCAAAACGTATTCAAATTGTGAAACTGACAATATCATCGAACGGCAAGTCATCAATAACACCATAGGACTAAAAGTACCAAATAGCAACAAACCCCAGtataaacattcattttttgtgaaaacaacTATTCACTGGAACCAACTACCAGATAAAGTTGTGCATGCAGGTTCTGTAGAGGCATTTAAGACCGCTCTACAAGAACACCGCCCATAACAACGGCGCTCTTCTCCGCCGTATATAAAAGCCTAAACAGGATTCTAAACGTACCACTACAGATATATAGACAGACAGATATACAAAATCCGCGTTTTTATCATTCCAGTTTTTAAAAGGGacataatttacatatatactAATGCAACAAACTTAGTCGGAGAAGGAGCGAAAATCCGAAACagtatcataaaaaaaagaaaatagttcCACGTGTGTGTCTAAGTGATCTACTTGATATATACGAAGAAAAGATTGCCGAgatctaataaaaaaacaaattgttgcAATAAAGAATACACAAAAAGTAAACTAATCTTTAAAGGTCTTGCATGTTCTCGTTTCTCCAACTCAATCAGctggtattttcaaaatggcgacAGGGGACGCTAACAGAGaaattatttacatattgtGCAAGATTAAATTATTCTGGTTTTGCTACGATACTATGTTAGACAAATATGCTACAAACGGTTTTAAACAAGttacttaaaatcaaataattgaaatataattaccTTTCTGTGTATAAATTCCTGTATTGATCGCCTCTCGTGTTTCTTCAAGCTCGCTCTTGAGGAATGCGCATTCGTGGTATTCATCCGCAACATCAATTTTTCGGTTTGTCATTGATATTAAAGATTGTAAAGTTTGACTAATATACTAATATTTCTAACGACAAAACATTtccatattattaatttgtatttaataaaaataaatttttgaaaatatgaatttaaaagaagcgataaggaattttattttgcacTACATAATGTCCGCGGATCTATAATTTTTATAGCTCGGTTAtcattccaaaactaatttgaatattGTCGTATTTTAGTATGGAGTTTCCCtttagaaattgaaatgtcaaaatcttaacagAAAAAGGTCAACtactgctgtttatgttagatttagttaaaagTAAGTTCCTTTGGGTAAATTTCTatagtatatttagagaactcgattatttaacgaaaaaatatcatcaagagaACGGCAGgtattgttttatgtattaaCGTAATGTAACAATGACGGGTCTTTACCGAGTTCAGTCATAAACTGAGATTAGCAGCAATATAGGATGAAATCTGCTTTTAAAGGGGCGCAGTTAGATCCCAAAGGAATAcatactacctgtcgatacactttatcgccgaaacgtacatataGGTTGTCCAGGCAGGAGAAAATTCTGACAAAGCTGCAATCATATCTTCACATTTCCCGTAttaagtgtatctagcatactttccaCTTTGACAATTTAATTagattaaaatatgaaaactttttttgataagattgtgtggaattgtacaaaaattcttaaaaaaaataaacactccaaaaaaaattaataccattatttcCGAAGTTAAGCttttttacaaaagttaataaaagtTCTTTGGTAGTAGTTAGGAATGTAGTTAGAAATACTGATAGATTAattagtagtagaacacttaAGGAAGCTCGCTTgccatgttttggaattttggtcagattttcggaatcctctgtttttatccatttgaat
This is a stretch of genomic DNA from Mytilus trossulus isolate FHL-02 chromosome 6, PNRI_Mtr1.1.1.hap1, whole genome shotgun sequence. It encodes these proteins:
- the LOC134722713 gene encoding uncharacterized protein LOC134722713 is translated as MAKRNKTRIKPNKRRHNVKRKFSIKLQCIQKRQRDPWRGVFVLVEKSITSVEQTSLITDGEIEWVKIKIKNNEDLLVGSFYMPHRDQKHLNELQKSLEKARTNGNTNVILSGDFNCPDIIWETATTLGPDREIQQGLDDIAETYNLTQIHTMPTREGNLLDLVFVTNPTLVKSLNNVPGISDHDIIIPDLETKVHHQKNLPRKCYIYKKAKWDQISIDLKHTLEEIKEKHHQGAEVHQLWDTFKSQLQKTMNTNIPNKEIRSRNNIPWIKHKQRKLLKKKQRLYKQARKTNKRSNYRSFQKECTKQLRKAEYEYVNQIIFEGLNNNDTKPFWKYIKSKRQDSGGIAPLKRETSLVSDSKGKAELPLEQFKSVFKITTDTNLPTTKIRAKINITPLTIDQKGLEKLLKNTNPNKASGPDNIPNRILKECAEQLAPILQIIMQCSLDTGELPKRLERREHIQYLQKRRQTSSRKLQTCIINICHQQNFRTHRMQAHPKTSEKKTKS